The nucleotide window GAGTCGGTCGTAAATGACATTTGGTAAAGGAACCTCGACGATTTGCCAGCCCTCATTATGAAAGAAGTATCCTTCAATGGTTCCCTGTTCCCAGTTAATATGCTGCTCCCCAAAGACAAAAGGCAGGGCTCCGACTGTTTTATTGACAGAAAGCAACTTTGAAAAAAACAATGTTCTTTCACCCATGGGCTGCTGGGGAAAGGAGGTAAATCCGGCAGTGAAGATCCCAACAAGCGGGCCTATATAGAGAATTTCATTTTCCACAAAGGCATGAAGTGGAACTTTAAAATGAGGAAACTGGATTGCCTCTTGAATTTTCCTGCTAATGACAATTCGATCATCCTTATCGGGATGGGGGAGGAATTCCACCTCCATTGATTTCGAGCCAAAGGCAATTCTTTTGATTTGCCTATCTTGAATGACTGTTGGTGGGCAAAAGACAATTAATTGATCGTTTTGAACAACTTCAATGAGATAATGTTTTCTCATAATTGGTCTTCCTTTCAATTTGCTCACTCTGAGAAAGGTATTTTCCGTAAAGAAGTGGTGCTTGGCAAAGGGTTTTCTGTAACTCCGGCCGGGTCTGTAATAGAACCTTTCTACCTGGTTTTGAATTGAGATCTAGAATCCATATAGACCCATCTTTGGCGATACCGATATCCACACCTATTTCAAATAAGGGCAAAAATTCCTTTTCGAGAATAACAGGGAGCTTGCTAAGAATATAATCTAATTCTTGACTGATATATTCGCCTTTCGCAGGTGTAACGGAGGAAAGCCATTCTGAAAACGTGATGACGGATCCACCGGCACTAAGGTTTGAAAGGATACCGCCTGTGGTGCCTGTGCGAATTCCTTTGCCTCGTTCTACCCAAGCTCCATGTTCATTTTTTTGAAGAAGTGTACGGATATCAAAAGGCTGCTGCTCATTATTGGACAGTTCCAGGTACGGTTGTAAAAGGTAGCTGCGAGTCATCAATAATGATTTTAACCATTGAATAAGCTTGGTTTCATTTGGGAAAATCCGCGAAATAATCTTTTTTTGTTTTTCCGTTTTTACATGATAGGTTTTATCATTTTTCTTTAGGTAATAAATTCCGTAACCTTGTGAGCCGTTAATCGGTTTTAATATGATTTTTTTCATCGCCGAGAGTTCAGATAAAACGACTGTGGGATCAGAAACGGATTGTGATTTGGGTAAATAGGACGATAAGAGCGAGTTTTTTATGGCATCGTATAGATCGAGTTTATTAGGCAGGCCGTAACCTAAAAAGGTAATATCATTTCTGCTCTTTAACCAAGAGACGATTGGCAGGCATTGTTTGGAATGTTCATCCTCTCCGTAGAAGCAGCGGTCGTAAATGATAGTGGGAATAGGTAACTCCGCATCCATCCAGCGTTTAGTATCGGAGACGAATTTTCGCCCCTTCACTTGAAGAGTGCGGGGATTGATCGCTGATGGAATAAATTGAAAAACCTCGAGGCCGTTCGATTCTGCAAGGTCGGCCATCTCGTTTATATATGAAAGTTCACTTTCCATAGTTAATGTCATAATTCCAAAGATAGTCAATTTAGTTCCTCCTTTTCTAGGGCCGAATCATGGGCAAGCTTCGAACAAAATTGAATAATTGCTTTCGCGGACGGCCTTATCTTTCCTAAACCATCCTCGAAGTTCTTCGATGGCTTAGAATTCACCTCGATTAACCACGGTTTTCCTTCTTGATCAACACCAATGTCGATACCAAGTTCTCCCGTTATCCCTTCTGAATGACGGCTGATTACCTCAGCTGTTTCTAGGGCTAATTCTTTAATTAGTGCAAGAACCTCAATGGATTGCTTATCACTCATACAGGTTCGTAGGGCATTCAAGGGTCTTGTAATCGTGCCGCCTTTTGCTAAATTTGAAACAAATTCCTTTTCCGCTGCAATTCTTGCTACTGTTGAGGTTACAATCCATTGATTATTTTGATCTTTATGGCATAAAACTCTAAAATCCATCGTCCTTGATTGATGTTTAATAAAGGTTATCCCTTGTTGGATAATGTAGATTTGATGATGAAGCAGCGGTTTTATTTGTTGGTATATTTCATCTAAGGAATATTTTTCAGTTAAATGGTTAGTCAGGGCCGGCAATGAAGTTTGCAAGGTGTAGTGCTGATGCCCTTCTTCTTTTACCTTGATAATATTTCGACCTTGACTGCCATGAATAGGTTTAAGAAAAATAGTTTCATATTTTTGGGCAAAATCATAGAATAGTTCCTTTGAACATATTTTTGTCTCGGGAATATAGGAATATAGCTGACTTTCTATTTTTACCTTTTCGTGCGCTTCCCATTTAGAAAGAAACCGATCATTAAAAAATGGAATCATGTGTTCATCAAGTTTTTGACGAAACTCCTTATAGAGGGTGGAATTTTCAAGTTTTCTGGAATGAATCCGGTTGTAAATAACATCTGGCATGGGAAGATTTGCCGGAACCCATTTGCCATCCTCTAGGTAATAACCTGAGTCGGAGAATTGATCAAATGAAAATACATAAAAGAAGCCGCCATACTCGCAAATACCGCGATGAAGTTCTTCACAAAACAAATGTATGGTGCGAAAGTACGGTTCCACCATCTGATTCGTTTTGAAATCGGTTAGCAAACCAATAACAGGTCCGAGTTTAAGCGTATGACTTTTGGAAAAAACGTTTGCTTGAAATGTATAGCATTGAATAGGTAGCATCAATGCTTTTATCATATGATCAGGAAGATGAATCTCATTAATGGCTATTTCTGCTATTTGTATTTCTGAGGTAATTGTTTTTTGCCCAATTTTGATATTCAACTTCCGGTTCTTGTTTAATTGCAGATGGGTCAACAATTTGTTGGACATTTGAATTTGCCATGTAGCTTCATTTGTCCATGTTTTAGGGATCAGTTTTACCCTTATTGGGGTTAATGAATAGGACATGAACACTCCTCATTTGCGTATAAATGGGCATTCGTTGATATAGTACTATATGTGTGAACAATAATGATGGTGATTTGAACATTCTCGCATTTAATCGAATAGTTTGTTATAGTTGTGAAGAATTGTTTACTTTAGAGGGAGTGACCAAAAATGGCAGTTAATTTATATGATTCGGCATATGCCTTAGAGACAGCAATCCGTCAAAGCGCTGAGTACACACAACTTCAGCAGGCATATAACGAAGTCAATGCCGATCCACAGGCAAAGCAAATGTTTGACCAGTTCCGTCAAATCCAAATGAATCTGCAGCAAAAACAAATGATGGGACAGGATATTTCTGAACAAGAAGTCCAACAGGCACAAGCAACAGTAGGCCTCGTTCAGCAAAATCCAAAGATTTCACATCTCATGGAAGCAGAACAACGAATGAGTATGATTATTGGTGAATTAAACAAGGTCATTATGAAGCCATTAGAAGATCTATACGGAACAATGTAAACTTCATAAAGACTAGTCCATTCGCAAAGCCCTCGGTATTCGTACCGAGGGCTTTTTTCGTCCATAGGCATTTCCGACTTTCCTGTTCTATAAATGAGTGAAAAGTCATAAAAGTGAAAGTAAGGTAATTCACCAAGAACAGGGGGCAACAACATGATTTATCGCTTACTTGCGTTAAATATTGATGGGACGCTTCTCCAAACGAATGGAAAAATTCATAAGTCTACAAGGGAAGCCATTGACTATGTCCAGCAAAAAGGAATTTATGTCACGCTTGTCACATCACGCAGCTTTCCTTCAGCTAAAAAGGTGGCTAAGGCGTTAAAAATAAAAGCACCGCTGATTACCCATCAAGGGGCCTATATTGCTGGGGTAGAATCAAAACCGGTCTATGTAGAAAGAATCAATGAGGATATTACGTATGATACAGTCCGTTTTTTAGAGGCATTACCGTGCCAAATTCGCCTCGTGCATGAACAATTTTCCTTAGCCAATAAGATAAAGCTGCACAATCATTTGTTAGCAAAAACTGTCTTTACTACTGGAGATCCTGTTTTCTATTCCCAACAATTTGTTTCTTCATTAAGTGAATATTTACATGACCAGCCGGTTACACCGCCGAAGATTGAGGTTTATTTTGAAGAGAAAAGGGATTTAAAAGATGCTAAAAATGCACTAGGTAACATGTTTACAGAAATTGATGTAATAGAGCTTGATTCCTTAAGGTTGGATATTGTTCCTGCCGGTGCCTCAAAGCTTGCCGGCCTTTCCTATCTGGGCAGCCAACTTGGCATTCGAAAAAGTGAAATGGTCTATATCGGGGATGGTATGGATGACATTCCTTTGATTGAAGCTGTAGGTCTTGGGGTTTCCATGTGGAATGCCGACTTTGAGGTAAAGCGAGCTTCCGACTGGGTAACAAGATCAGAAAATGAGCATGGTGTTGCCTATATGGTAAAAGAACACTTTCGCAAGCAACAGCCAATTGAGTTTTTAAGAAGGATGAAAATCATAAGAAAATAACTTCCAAGTGATATCATGGGCAATTGCCTTTGATATCTTTTTACTTATGGCTTGAGAAAGATTTCCACTGTATTGACCTTAGTTTTCTGATTCTGTACACTTAAGAAAGTTAAAACTGAAAGGTGATATAATTGAGAATTTCGATACTAGGGTTAGAGGATGAAAGATTCAGCCGACCGTTGCAGCTCATTGCTAATTTATTCTTTGAAGAAACAAAGATTATTATGGCAAATGCTGAAGAGGCGGATGTACAAATAATATTTAATTTGCAAGTCCTGAAACAGATTTCAGTTTCAGCAGAATTAACAGACAAGGGCGGAAAAGTAATTGCTTCTGATTACCAAAAGGAATTCTTACTGGATGATTCTGAAAAGGAAAAATTTAAACAAATAAAAAATGCCGTTGCTCATGTTTATTTAACGGTGTTGCAGAATTGGACAGGTATTACCCAAAAATGGGGGATATTGACGGGAATCAGACCCACCAAATTACTTCATCGTAAAGTCCGAGAAGGGGTTCCGTTACAGTTCGCTCATCAGCAATTAATGGATGATTACTTAATCACAAACGAAAAAATCGAGCTGATGCAGCAAATCGTTGACCGCCAGCTTGCCGTTGTTCCTGACCTGTACTCACTGCAAAAAGAAGTCAGTATCTATATTGGGATTCCTTTTTGTCCAACAAAATGTGCCTATTGCACTTTTCCTGCCTATGCCATAAACGGAAGGCAAGGCTCAGTGGATTCATTCTTAGGCGGGCTCCATTATGAAATGAAGAAAATTGGTGCCTGGTTGAAGGAGAATGGAGTGCGGATAACTACTGTTTATTATGGCGGCGGTACGCCAACGAGTATCACCGCAGAAGAAATGGATATGCTTTATGAGGAAATGTACTTGTCGTTTCCAGATGTAGAAAATATCCGCGAAATTACCGTTGAAGCGGGTCGGCCCGATACGATTACACCTGAAAAATTAGAAATCTTGAAAAAGTGGCATATTGACCGGATCAGTATTAATCCACAATCCTACACACAAGAAACATTGAAGGCTATCGGCAGGCATCATACCGTTACTGAAACAATTGAAAAATACCATTTAGCACGGGAAATGGGTATGAATAATATAAATATGGACTTGATTATCGGGTTGCCAGGTGAGGGAATTTCAGAGTTTACCCATTCTTTAGCTGAAACAGAAAAGCTAATGCCTGAGTCTTTGACAGTCCATACGTTGTCGTTCAAGCGTGCATCAGAAATGACCAAGAATAAAGAGAAATATAAGGTAGCTGAACGTGAAGAAGTCGAAGGTATGATGGAACTTGCACAGGATTGGACGAAAGATCACGGCTATGTACCATATTATTTATACAGACAAAAAAACATACTTGGTAATCTTGAAAATGTCGGTTACTCGTTCCCTGATCAAGAAAGTATCTATAATATCATGATCATGGAGGAGCAACAAACAATTATTGGACTTGGCTGTG belongs to Neobacillus sp. OS1-2 and includes:
- a CDS encoding YheC/YheD family protein produces the protein MTIFGIMTLTMESELSYINEMADLAESNGLEVFQFIPSAINPRTLQVKGRKFVSDTKRWMDAELPIPTIIYDRCFYGEDEHSKQCLPIVSWLKSRNDITFLGYGLPNKLDLYDAIKNSLLSSYLPKSQSVSDPTVVLSELSAMKKIILKPINGSQGYGIYYLKKNDKTYHVKTEKQKKIISRIFPNETKLIQWLKSLLMTRSYLLQPYLELSNNEQQPFDIRTLLQKNEHGAWVERGKGIRTGTTGGILSNLSAGGSVITFSEWLSSVTPAKGEYISQELDYILSKLPVILEKEFLPLFEIGVDIGIAKDGSIWILDLNSKPGRKVLLQTRPELQKTLCQAPLLYGKYLSQSEQIERKTNYEKTLSH
- a CDS encoding YheC/YheD family protein, with translation MSYSLTPIRVKLIPKTWTNEATWQIQMSNKLLTHLQLNKNRKLNIKIGQKTITSEIQIAEIAINEIHLPDHMIKALMLPIQCYTFQANVFSKSHTLKLGPVIGLLTDFKTNQMVEPYFRTIHLFCEELHRGICEYGGFFYVFSFDQFSDSGYYLEDGKWVPANLPMPDVIYNRIHSRKLENSTLYKEFRQKLDEHMIPFFNDRFLSKWEAHEKVKIESQLYSYIPETKICSKELFYDFAQKYETIFLKPIHGSQGRNIIKVKEEGHQHYTLQTSLPALTNHLTEKYSLDEIYQQIKPLLHHQIYIIQQGITFIKHQSRTMDFRVLCHKDQNNQWIVTSTVARIAAEKEFVSNLAKGGTITRPLNALRTCMSDKQSIEVLALIKELALETAEVISRHSEGITGELGIDIGVDQEGKPWLIEVNSKPSKNFEDGLGKIRPSAKAIIQFCSKLAHDSALEKEELN
- a CDS encoding YlbF family regulator; the protein is MAVNLYDSAYALETAIRQSAEYTQLQQAYNEVNADPQAKQMFDQFRQIQMNLQQKQMMGQDISEQEVQQAQATVGLVQQNPKISHLMEAEQRMSMIIGELNKVIMKPLEDLYGTM
- a CDS encoding Cof-type HAD-IIB family hydrolase, with protein sequence MIYRLLALNIDGTLLQTNGKIHKSTREAIDYVQQKGIYVTLVTSRSFPSAKKVAKALKIKAPLITHQGAYIAGVESKPVYVERINEDITYDTVRFLEALPCQIRLVHEQFSLANKIKLHNHLLAKTVFTTGDPVFYSQQFVSSLSEYLHDQPVTPPKIEVYFEEKRDLKDAKNALGNMFTEIDVIELDSLRLDIVPAGASKLAGLSYLGSQLGIRKSEMVYIGDGMDDIPLIEAVGLGVSMWNADFEVKRASDWVTRSENEHGVAYMVKEHFRKQQPIEFLRRMKIIRK
- a CDS encoding coproporphyrinogen III oxidase → MRISILGLEDERFSRPLQLIANLFFEETKIIMANAEEADVQIIFNLQVLKQISVSAELTDKGGKVIASDYQKEFLLDDSEKEKFKQIKNAVAHVYLTVLQNWTGITQKWGILTGIRPTKLLHRKVREGVPLQFAHQQLMDDYLITNEKIELMQQIVDRQLAVVPDLYSLQKEVSIYIGIPFCPTKCAYCTFPAYAINGRQGSVDSFLGGLHYEMKKIGAWLKENGVRITTVYYGGGTPTSITAEEMDMLYEEMYLSFPDVENIREITVEAGRPDTITPEKLEILKKWHIDRISINPQSYTQETLKAIGRHHTVTETIEKYHLAREMGMNNINMDLIIGLPGEGISEFTHSLAETEKLMPESLTVHTLSFKRASEMTKNKEKYKVAEREEVEGMMELAQDWTKDHGYVPYYLYRQKNILGNLENVGYSFPDQESIYNIMIMEEQQTIIGLGCGAASKFIDPITGKITQFSNPKDPKSYNDGFESYTNDKIKILDELFSCLK